The DNA region GGCGTACTAGCAGTAGATTTTCTTAATTAAGAAACATCCTTTTATTTCTCAATATTTTTTATGTTTCAAGGAAATACTTTAATATAAAACTCTGTCGTTAGCAGAGTAGAATCGCACATCATCTAAAGCTGCACGTGCGGATACAGTCAATAATGCCACTTTGATCGAAACCACAGCAAAAACCCAAGCTTGCTGTGCCCAAGGCGGCTGAGATGTCGCCGGCGTGCCACTTGCATACTCTAGTATCGGTCAGAGCACGCGGTGCCGCAGCCCACGGCAGTTCTGAAACCATCTTCTTGACGCGATGCGTGCGGACCAGGCCATGGAGGAAAGAGGCCGCGCGCCGCCATGGGTTTAGTAAGTTTGTCTTGAGCACGGGACAAGCAAAATGGCGCGGGAGCATCGCCGGCCTGTTCAGCAGCCTGCCGCTAGCTAGCCAACCGTTGGATTAGATAGGCCCTACGAgcgagccgccgccaccagGTTGCGTTCGTTTGTGTTTGCTcgtgcttgtatgttttggtcGACCGGTCGATCGAGTGCTGTGCAGGTTAATTATTATCAGTTGTCGAACACGAACCTAGGCACCTAGCTTCATCATCCCCGGCCTCCACAACACAGCTGCTCGGCTAGCTGAGTTCGTCGTCGTCGTTCTCAGCGCTGACGGCAGCTACGGTTGCAGCAGCTAGCGGCAACCGTGAGCACTCGGTTACGTACGTGCTGCTGCCGTGCCGGCCGGGTCAGCAGCGCCACACCTGCGGAATCGGCGTGATCCATCCAGATCCGCGCCGCAGCATCAGGTCGATGGATCGGCCGATCAGTTCGTTTCAGCCGCCGGCAGCCAGATGCGCCGCCGGCCGACCGCACGACGTGGTCTGCGGATGGCCTGACCGCCGTCTCCCGTGCGACGGCAGCGACCAAGGGCGCGCCGCGCCGCAGCCGCACGCACGGGAGGGGTGTCCCGTTCGTCGCGTCGCGCGCGGCCTGCGGCCGGACGGGGTCCCGGGGATGGCAGTCGCGTTTGGCTCCGGGTCTCCCGCGATCCGGTGCATGTGGAACGCCACGCGGCGAGGGTGGGAGCGTGGCGCGCCGCCATTGGGGTGGGCAGTGGCCTGGTGGCGTGGCGGGCAAGCTCGGCCCGCAACCAGTGACGCGGCGGGAGGCGGTCGCGACGAAATTGTGACGCGACGCGTCGGTACCAGGTGAGGGATCACGTACCCGCGGGTCACGCCGCACGCGATGAGCGAGCTGCGGCGGCCGCGAGATCATGCTCCCACCCAGCAGCCGTGGCGTAGGGCGTGGCATCAGCCCGGGGTTCGCAACGGCCGTGTGGGCTACGCGcgtcagcggcggcggcggcgtgcgtgcgtgcgcggTCTGGGCCCAAGGCGGCGAGGCCGCTGCGTGGGCCGGATTAGACGATAGTTATGGGCTAACGGCCGCTGCTGTAGGTCAGCGATGCGCACTTTAGTAGAAGTGAGGTTTGAGCCCAAATACGGCCGAGGGAAGGACGAGACTAGCCCCATTTGGTATAGTTTCTCAGAACAGCTCCTGAAAGCAGCTTATTTGGTGAGGCTAAAACTATTTTCAAAATTATTTGGTGAAACGTGAATCTGCGGAAGAAGCTAGGCGATTTCTAGCTTCTCCTCCTCAAGCTGAAAATAGTTTCATCAGGTGTTTCATTGATGAAGCTGCTAAAAAATAGCCCTTTAGCATAGCTTTATGTGAAGCTTGTTTTGAAGCTCTTCAAAAAACTATGTCAAATGGAGGATCCCCACCTGAAATTCATTCATTCAATCCTCGGGCTCGAAACGGCCGGTAAGTTGAGAAAGGTTTTTACCGTGTTGGAAAGATAGTTTTACAGTGCCTGAGCAAGTATAGAGCACCAGATCACCCTGCAGCTGCTGGACACCTTGCAATTCTCGACAGGAACAAATATCTTTATCGCCATGATTGTCTTTTTACCTCGATGGAGCAGGAGCAACCCGACGACGATGGCAACGGCTAGTCTGAAGATGGAGGTCCAAAGCTCCCAGACACCAAGCTGAACCTGATCTCCAGAGTCAGTCTCCCCATCGCTGGCCGCAGTTGGGGTGGCAGCGGACGAAGAAGAGCGTCCTCTTCCCTCGCCGTAGCCTGCGCCAACGATACGAGCGTGGTGGCCGTCAGGCCTGGCTCCGAGTCTGAACCCACTGAAGAAAACAAGACAGACATGATGGTGACCTGGAATAAGACGGGCTTGGTTCGAGGCAGGGTGGGGTCGGAGGCGACGTCCTCGAAGAGCACTTGTGTGAACTCGCCGGCGGCGTTATCCACCACGTTCCGATACAAAGCAGTTGCTGTCGGCCAGACGGCCACCTCGTCACATGACAAGAAGAGTGATTTGGGACAGGAATCGGGCGTGGATATTAAGGGGAAAGCGAGGGAGCAAGCAGTGGTACTTGCGGCAGAGCTCTTGCTGGGAGCGGGGATGGTCACTCGTCGGCTGCGAAGACGGACGCGGATGCGTAGTGCCGGCGAGGAAGCCGACCGAGTCACCGAGATATTGCGTGAACAagttgcgccgccgcccgggttCAGGCACTCTCGAGCGTAACGGGGTTTTCAGGCTCTGGATGGCGCGGCGGGCAGGGATGACAGCGGCAGCCGCGGGCGGCGTTGGACGGGTGGGGAGAAGACGACCCGAACCAGGGGGTTATTTGTAAGTTGTAGGGGTCATTTTATaaataatcggatcgcgatccataatcgcgatccaattcAGGGGTTTATTTGCATATATTAGGGGGTATTTTGttaatattcggatcgcgatctATAACCGCGATCCAAATAACGGGTCTATTTGTAAATATTTAAGGGTGATTTTTGAAATTCCTGATCCGGACCCAACCCTTAACcgcggctcgccggagcactGCCTGACGGCGGCAGTCCCTTGGTTACTACATCTTGTTCCTTCTGCTTCAATCGCATTCGCCCCAGCTTGCATGGATGGAGGGTTGGGGTGTTTGGTATGACAAGAGACGCCTACTCTCCTCTCCTTCACGCCGTCCGTGGGGCTAGGCGGAGCGCCATGTACGGCGGCAGGGCACCTCACTCCGGTGGTCTCTTGCTTTCATATCATTCCTTCCCCGCTTGCATCAACTCATGGCGACGCCCGTGTAGCTGCCTGTTTCCGGAGGCGAAGCGGCCGGCCGGGGCTGGTAGACAAGTTACAATGCATCGACGATGTTCCCTTGCAGCAACCAACTGAAGCATTGCATCATCGTTTCAGTCTCTCCATCGGTAGCCGCAGTTGGGTTGCAGCAGACGAAGAAGAGCGCCATGCCTTCCTCGCCCCCTCGCCGTCGCCTGCGCCAACGATGCAAGCGTGGTGGCCGTCAGGCCTGGGCTCTGAACCCACTGAAGAAGACAATTAGACAAGAAGACAAGACAGATATGGAGCTGATCTGGGCCGTGGCCGCAGGCGGCGCAGCAGACGGACTTGGTGCGGGGCAGGGTGGCCCGGCGGGGTCGAATCAAAGGCGACGTCCTCGAAGAGCACCTGCGTGACCTCGCCAGCGGCGTGGTCCCCCATGTTCCGATACAAGCAGTTTGTTTCGCCCACCTCCTGTAGAGTTCAGAGTTTCAGACAAGATACTTGCAGCCCCATGAAGTTCAGAACTTCGGAACAAGAAGCTGGGTGACTCGCTGACTGCCCTTAAATTGAGATACTCTTGAGTCTTGACATAGAAAATCTTTTGCACAATTTAAAAAGACATTTTCAAATCTTTGAGCAAATTATGGACTCAGGAAAGGTAAATATGGAGGATCAGTTAACCTGATGGTCACAGTTCCTGCAGGCATAGAGAAGCACCTCGTTTCTGAGAGGAGATCAGAGATGAGAGAGAAGGAACAGATGTTTGTAAGAAGCGTTTAAATAAAAGAAAATATTTGTTGAATCTGGTCCGACCCTGCTGGTTGCTGGCTGATGCCAAGTCTGCAGTCTGGACTCCGGAGGAACCTGGTGGAAGAGAAGTGCCTGGAGAGGCAGCGCATCGTAGCACCAGGTGATTGTGTGTGGCAGTGTGGGGGCCGTTTGGTCTCTCGCTTTAGAAGATTAGTCGAGCTCTCTAGTCGATTGATCCATTCTAAATACGAGAAGCTTTGATTCTGTTGCATCGAAAACATGTGGTACGAATGTGTGCAGAACCAGCACGAGACCTAACTGCTGCAGTAGCTTTGTTTTCCATCAAAAGCCAAGGCGACAGAAGTTTTAAGTTGTTGGTTCAAAAGACGGGGAATGAAAAATGGTTGTAGTTGTCTTCATACATATCCAACCAGCACGCTGAGACAACATAACTGAAGCAAGACATGATGTATAATAAGTCTTCATGTTCGCCATGCCCATGTTGTTCGCGAGAAGCTCACTGAGGACTCATTCTCTACATGATTCTGCTAATCAAGTCCAACTACATCTTGAATAACGTTTCACGACAAAATTCACCCGAAAGTTGGTTCAAGGAGAACGTCACGCTCCAAACGTTATGGACACAATTATACCACAAGGAAGCACATTACTGGTGACTGTCCATTGACTAGCTGCATTGCTGTATTTCCTGGTGATTAGCATCCGACCATAGCATGAGAGCAGATAGGAGCGATATCGTGGCTGTCTCGACTCGTAGCCTGCATGGACCAAGACCGACAGGTGCCGCGCCTGCTGATTTCAGTGCATGTACCTCCTCTTCTGTGAAGTCTGAGGAATATGGATGACAAACGGTGCGAATTAGAATAACAATGGTGATTTCGAATATGAGATTCTTTATATTACAATTAAATAACAGCATCCCTATAAGTAGTCTTTGAAGATAAAAAAAATTATGATGGCTGAAAAATGATGTAATCCAATTATGTGTTTAACAGTTCTTCTAACATACATGCCTGCACCAACACAAAATATCCTACAACTTTTTTTTCATTAATATATGTACTTTGCATTATATAATCACTTTCTCATTTATTGGAAGCAACTAATAACAAAATGAAAATTATGAAGCACATATTGGGGTAAACGATAAACATCTGGGTGAATAATTTGAGCTTTTAGTGATCAATCACCAATGTCATTCCTATTTAAACAATTAGATATGAATATGTATATAGATCTTGTTACCTCCTTCAGGCCCAATAATCAAAAGCCCGTTTTGTTCATTGCTGGATTTTGGCAGGACCCTTAAAAGAGGAGGTGCTTCTGCTGATGCTAGGAAAGCAAGCTTTGACTGTGAAACCTGACAGAAAAAAGGTCAACAGTTCATCAGAAATGAATTATACTGCAAAAAAGATTCAGATCAATTTGTTTAGTCACACACAGACAGTGGAAATATCAAGTATGCAACAGTTGTTCCAGTTGTTTTGCATGCATATTAGACGCAAACAGCTTCAGCAAGAAAGTTCATTTAAACATGTATTGTGGTACTTTCCATATCCCATGAAGAATGACTGTAGTTTGAGTTTGAACTGACACATTTTCTTAACAAACTACCATAATCTGCAGGATGACAGGGTTTCTCTCAAAACAATGTTACTTTACCACAGCAGAAAAGTATCCTCAGTAGTCAGTCATAATCTGCAGGATGACAGGGTTTCTGTCAAAACAATGTTACTTAACCACAGAAGAAAAGTATCCTCAGTAGTCGGTAGTGACTGCACTAATTTGAGGTTGCTCAGAATGTTTTATGCATAGATAACAAAATATAAGCAATACTTACAACAGGTAGAAGATTGCCTATCTGAATCGGTGGCTTCAGTGACATTTCATGTATTCTCTGGCCTAAAGAACACAAGAGTGGCGAAATTAGTGTATTTTAGGTCTATGAGAAGACAAGAGCAATGCAATTTGTTAGATTAGATCCTTTCTCACTGAAATCTTGGAAACAACAACAGCATATGCGCACCATGCTAATAACATATATCAATTAAGAACAAACTAATTAACAGACAATGAAATACAGGATATTCTCAACCTACATACATTGTTTAACTGCAGCCAACACGAGACGTTGCAACCTGTCCACCCTATTTTCTGCTATAGTATGACACCGTTCAGTCAGAAGAGGGGTTACACTACAAGCTCCAAGTTCCTGAATAGGAAAAGGAAACAGACTTAGAAGTAGGCAACGAAGAAGCAGAACACCCAAATTGCAAGTAACATACAGTACATTTCTCTATAAGCCAATCTGCACGTCCACCCTTCAGTGTCCCTGGAAATTATAGAATTATAAAATGGTACAGGATGCGATCAAACAGTCCCATGGTTCGCACAGTATATTTATTTCACGAGACTCACCAAATGCAGCAAAGACATGCCATTGGATTCCTTGAGGAGCTACGAGCCTAGCATCCTCTAATAGCTCAACATCCGTGCCACCCTTGTCAACTTTCGTTATGGATCCTTCAACTAAACCGCCAGCTCCATCAAATAGCTCAACCCTTTAAAAAAATGTTGAGAGAAGTTTCAGCACGTAAACAAGCAATTGTTGGAAATATAAGATGTAATTTACCATGCTGTATTAAAAATATTGTCTCCTAGAAAATGCTATATTATATCCATGTAACGATATTATTCTCTTACATGCTAATATGCATGAGCTGACCAGTTAAAGTATTTAGTAGATGGTCAATAACTTAAACCATAGATGTGGACGATCCCTAAGAAGTTAATAAACCGATCAAACTTATTGGAGTACCTGCTTAAGCAGCCATAAACTAATTCGCAAGCTAGTGCTTGCCGGACTGACTGTATACGTAGAAATGAATATATAAAAACAGTTTTTCGCATTGATTTTAGTAGCTGAATAGATACTCATGTAGAAGCCAAGCCAGGCGCGTACTCCACGGAAGAAGAAAAGCAATGATACCTGTCATTGACGCCAAGGCGCAAAACCCTTGTCATGTGCCAGAACTCGTCTCCTTGGATCCGGACCACCTCACCCTGCAAGGTAATATCCATTTTAGTTACATCCAGTATGAGCCCACGGAACAACAAGCGAATAACTTCAACACACGCCACCTACTCAGACAAAATGCCATGATACAAGCGAAACAAATCAACGTTTCGTGCAACACGCATTGTCTCCTCGGCAACCCAACACAGACGAACATCTGGTGCAGCAAGCGGATAAGCTGCATATGAGGCCACCGCGTGGCCAGCAGGAATGAGAACAAGGCGTTCGACGGAATGCCTAGGCGGCGGCGGGCAAGTAGCGATGGGGTTAAGAAGCGTGTTTACCTTCGAAGAGGGGAGGGACGGGATGTGGAACAGCGGCAGCCCACCGCGAGCGCGGCTAGCGGCGCTGCTGTGCGCGCGCGTCGCGGCTGCGACGAGGAGGCGCCGGACCCGCGCGGGGGGGCCGCGCAGCAGAGCTGAGGATGAGGAAGCGAAGGCGGAAACGGACGGCATCGCCACGGCACTGGGCCTggcggcggaggacggccgAGCAAACGCCGGCGGAGGACGGCCGAGCAAACGCCGGCGGGGCAGCGGAAGGTGGAGACGTCGTCGGGCCTTACAGGTGCTGGTGCAGTGGTGCTGCTGTGCTGGTCGTCGGGTAGGATATCGGAGCACGGAGCAGCCCGCAGGGGGTTTTGCGTTTTGGACCGCGCGCAGCACGGCCCGGTTGGACGAGTCAGGCCAGCCCACAACGAACGCAGCAGCCTGGCCCAATcagatgagcttcatcaagagaCATAAGATGCTTTCCCATTTCCGGCGCGAGTTGAAATCGGATCGTGCGCGCAGATGAGTCTTCCACGCCAATCACACCATCTGATCTGATCAACCTGCAACTTCCCCCTCGATCTGCTCCACCTGCGCCGCCTTCTCAGCTATGGCCGCCGCAAATCATCTGCCGCCGTGCGTCGTCCTGCTCCGCAGCGTGAATCTGGAGCGGTTCTCCGACGAGCGCCAGCACGCGTGGGGGGCGATCAGGTGCCCTAACCGGAAGGCCTACGGATGCGGCGAGCGCGGGCAGGAGCTGGTGGAAGGCCTCGCGCTCCACCTGCGCGTCGACGACCACCCGAACCTCACCTCGCCCCTGTGCATCCGCCTCAGCGACCAAGTGCTTGGTATCGTTCAAGCGGAGCTGGGCCTGAGCCATAGACCCCGGCCCTCCTCCAGATCGGCGGGAGCAGAGGGATCTACGCCCGGGGCCACGTCCACCAAGCGAACGAGAGCCTCATCGCGCTCACGGTGGTCTTCCGCTTCGAGGCAAGCGAGCTCCTCTACCACCTCGTCTATGACGCCGTCGGCGAGTCGCTCTCGGTGGCCGAGGATCTAAAGAGCATCAGGCATCCCCTCTTACGAGGACCCCCGTTCCCGTGCGGCGCCGCGACGACGTCGATCTGCTCACCGTGGCGGAGCTGGTTGAGGCAGAGTTCCCGAAGCAAGGGCGGCGGCTGCGTGTGGCCTATGGTGCCGTCGGCGGATCCGTCGTCATGCGCCACCGATCCGTGGCAGATTAAGAAGCGGGTCTTCCGATCCAGGATGAGCGGGGTAAGGGGCCCTTCTTTGCGCACGTCGCCTTCTCCTTCCAAGACCATGCCTTCTGGGCCAATCTCATGGAAGGCGCCATGCACTGCGACCTGcacgccgccggtgaccgccctCACGTCGATTTTGACTTCCTCAACTTGCCCCCTGGGTTCGAGCTTGAACTCGGCGGTACCATGAAGTTGGAGCAAGTCGACACTACCATGGACTTGGCGTTGGTGAACATGTTCCGGACCATGGGCAGCGCCGGGGATTCTATCAAGTTCGTCTCCATCGATCACATCGGGGACTTCGGTGACAGGATGGTGAGCGTGTGGACTCTGCACCTGGATTGTGGGCATGGCGGGGGGTGGATCCAAGACGCCCAGTTCCGTGTGAGAAGCA from Panicum hallii strain FIL2 chromosome 9, PHallii_v3.1, whole genome shotgun sequence includes:
- the LOC112873637 gene encoding uncharacterized protein LOC112873637 gives rise to the protein MPSVSAFASSSSALLRGPPARVRRLLVAAATRAHSSAASRARGGLPLFHIPSLPSSKGEVVRIQGDEFWHMTRVLRLGVNDRVELFDGAGGLVEGSITKVDKGGTDVELLEDARLVAPQGIQWHVFAAFGTLKGGRADWLIEKCTELGACSVTPLLTERCHTIAENRVDRLQRLVLAAVKQCQRIHEMSLKPPIQIGNLLPVVSQSKLAFLASAEAPPLLRVLPKSSNEQNGLLIIGPEGDFTEEEVHALKSAGAAPVGLGPCRLRVETATISLLSALMLWSDANHQEIQQCS